Below is a genomic region from Bartonella harrusi.
TCGTCACCAGACTTTCCTGGAAAATAGCCTCCACCTCCACCAGCTTTATTGCCACCACTATTTCCACCATTTCCTCCTTTCCCACTGTAGCCTCCTTGGCTCTTTTGTGCACCACAACCACCTCCAGCACCACCATAAATAGAGCTTCCACCATGACCAATAGATGTAGAGTAGCGGGCATTAAAAGTGCCACCACTGACTTTATAGTGTGCATAGCAGCCACCACCACCGCCTCCGAAAGTAGAACTACTACCATTGACACTGGTATTGGTAGAGTAGGAGCCGCCACCGCTACCGCCGCGACCATTGCCATTTATTTCTCCATCGCCACCACTGCCACCATAACTACTCAAATTTCCAGTACCACCGCCGCCACCACCTGCACGGATAATGTCTTTAATAATTGTACTTCCACCTCCGCTGCCACCACCATAGGAAGCATCACCACCTTTTCCACCACATCCAATTTGAACGCTTCTTGAGAATTTCAACTGAGATCCTTTAATTTGAACACGCGCGCTTCCTCCACCGCCACCTCCACCACTGCTATTTCCATATCCACCACCTCCTCCGCCACCCCACGCCCATATTTCGATATCGGTGTTATCGCTAACACCTTCAGGCCATGGAATGGGACCACTTTCTGTTACAAGAACTTCTAGGGGAGAGGTCGCTTTCCTCAGTTTTGTGATTTCATCACGTATTTCTTGAAGAGCAATAACAGCTTCGTCTTTGCTATAAACTTCCGCACCATCAACCTTGAGCGGTCCTTTAAGCTTGCTGCCCGTGATGCTGAGACTTGTGACGATTTCCCCATTATGCATGAGATTCAATGACGAATTGCTTATGAGTTCCAAATCACCAGCAATGGTGACTTTACTGGTAAACTTGTTATAATTCTGCCATTCATTGGCTTGTGCTAGGCGCCCATAGCTTGTCAGATCTTCATTAATCTTGGCTCTAAATCTATCAAGACCAACAATATCTTCAATTTTATGTTGGTGCGCTCCAAGAAGGGAGACAGCACTGCCAAAGGTAAAATGATTGTTGCTTGCTTTGTAGAGAACATAATTGTTCGCAGCATCCTTAGCGCCCTCAATATCGCCCAAATCAGCAAAGGAAAAGGTTTTATTTGCTGGCATCTTGCTTTTGAGGGCTGCCTCAAGATTTGTAACATCCCCTATGCTATGCGTGTGTTTTGCAGGAGCTTTTTCGTCTAGCTTTTCCTCAACTTCCATTATGGCTTGATCAAGTTTTGTCAAGTTCTCACGCAAAATAGGAAATTCAGAACTGATAAAACGCCCTTCTTTGGGCAATTCCATTGCAAGCTTTTTGGTTTTTGTCATTTCTTATTCTCCAAGTCTCTAAAGCAGCCCCAAATCCCATTTTTCAAAGCGAGGGGGTATCACAAAATACCCGCACCAAAATCACGCAGCATTGACCGTGCGCAAGGTCCACCGGTGAGCGTCAGCTTCAAGCGTGCTTGCCTTGCTGTCTTATTGCTACTGACAAATTTTCGCTCTGTCCAAAGGGGTTCAGAAAGCTGTTCTGTTTCCTCTAAGGTGAGGGGGGTAAAGGCACCATCATCCCGTTGCATCTCGAGGGTGAATGTGGAGCCGCCTGGTAAAAAGGTCTTGATATAGCTGGTCAATCTTGCCTTCTCACCAAAGGCAAAAGCACGGGTAACATAGGTTGCTGTGTTATGGATCTTGCCGGCAATCAACTGAACAGGAGCAAACAGAATGGGGGAGAGTTTCTCCGTGCCTTTGAGAATAGCACGAAGCTGAACCTTTTCATTGATATATTCGGTAAGACTAAGCAATTGAAAGGGAAGAAGTTGATAAATTGTGCCATTGTTTCTTTCAATTTCAAAGATCACCGAACAATCACTGGAAGGCAATTCAACCGTGCTACGTATTTGCAAATCAGAACAGTTAACAAGATTAAAGGTACCAAGATCAATGGTTTTTGTTGTTTGTCTGTAGCGTGCTGCCAAGACACGAAAAGCCAAAGCCTCATCTTGATGGGCACTCCATGTTTGCGCATTGACAGAGGAAAAACGAGGACCGGTCACATAAGGGTGGCTTGAGACAAATCTTTGCTGTTCTTCATCAAATCCTCCAAGCTTTGCGAGTGAGAGGGAATGATCACTATCATCGGTTTTAATGACAAAAGCCGTTAACCGATCATTGGGGACAAGGAGTGGGACATCATAGCGTGCCTGTGCCCATCCGGTTTTTGCCCCCTTCATGGAATAAAAGCTTTGGGCTTGGATATCGGCGGTGGGATAACCGTTTTCGGTTGTCACCAAGTCAATGACCAGATCATGATTGGGATTGCCGATTTTGCAAAGATGAAAGTCAAGACCGGTGATTTGCCGTGTTTCTTCTGGTGTAAAGACTTGCGCTTGCGGGTCCACTTGCGTCCAGATCTTGACTGTTGTGGTGTGCCGCATCACTTTCACATCAATAACACCTTGCCCGGTAAAGAGACCTGTCGCAAGAGTTCCCCCTTTGCCTCGTGCTACAACATTTTTGGTGCCGGCAGGAATATTTTCAGGGATTTTAAAACTACCTTCCAAAATGCCATTGCCATTGGCAACAAGGCGGCTTTTTGGCAAGACATTCACACCATCAAAGGTGAGACTGTCTAAAATTTCCCCCTTGCCAAAACCTTCAATTTTAAAGCCAAGGGTAATTTGTCTTAAGAAATCGATTTGTTCATGCGCAACATTGATCAGTTCATCCTTTGCCTCTTGCTTGCGAATGCTGCTCCCACGGTGCGTTCCCATAAACAATTGATTGGTGACACTTGAGAGCCAATCGGTGCGCTGCTCGTGCCAAAAATCTGTCGCGGGTGTGAGGGTCACTGTACCAGGCAGAGGAGCAAAATTTTGATAGGGGTTGATTTTTTCGCAAGCGGTTGTCAATTCTTGGGCAATGATTACTTCATTGGTCCAGTCAAGGGTGACAGGAGCCCTTAAGGGGGCGGTGTAAAAGGTTGGATCAATAGCCAGCTGTAAAATACCATTGCCAACAGCTCCTGTTTGCGTGAACCCTTCATCTCTGTAAGTATCATCAAGAAACGGGTCAGCAAACATGCCTTTTTTGGCAACGGGCTCTTTCGAGTCAACATTGCTTTTAATACGCTCTAATTGCATCAAGCGATCAAGGGACAGCACCCGTTGAAAATAACGCCACATCTCATCATAGGGGGCAACGCGCGTGCCATCATTGACCACAAGCGGCGTATCCAGCCAACTGTTGGTGATGGTGGCAAGGGAGAGAACATCTTCAGGAACACTGGGCGCCATGGGATGATCAGCGGAGATTCCTTTGATATAGACAACCGTGCCTTGTGTATTAAGCCCGATACGGTCGATACGGGGCAATTTGTAGGTGTAACTGACAATGATATCCCCCCCTTGCGCCCCCCCTGAGAGCGTGATTTCCTGTGCCGTGACCTTATCGGCGGTCACTTGTGCACGATAGCGGTAGGTTACCGTGTAACTGCTGCCAGGACGCGGTTCATCCCCCATCGGTGCCCAGTCAATGGTATCACCGGTCTTCTTAAAATCTGTTCCTTCTTTAAATTCCTTGTTGCCTTGCATGACTTTGAGAAAAGAGGTGATGCTTTTATCGGGAACACCATCTCGCCCAGCAACGACCGCACCGCGTGTAACTGTGACGGTTTTTTCTTTTGTCAACAAAAGAGAGTGGATATCGGCAATGGGAGCATAATAGCTTTTAAAGGTAAAGCTTGTTTTGCCTTTTTGCGGGGCAAAAATATGCGTTTCACTAGGCACAACGCTTGTCGAAAACTCTTCCCTCTCTTCATGGCGCAAAGCAGCAAGGCGTTTGCGCTTAAAGCCATTGATATTGGCTTCTCCTTCTTGAATGCTAAACACTTGGCATCCATTCTTTCGTCCCAGAGCCGTCACCCGGCATCCATTGACGATATAATGACCATGGGCACGGTCATAAGTAGCAATGGCTTGCATGGCGGGTTCAAGCAGTGAGGGGGACTTTTGGTCAATCAAAATGCCGTCTTGTAAGATATAAACAGGAAAGAACGTGCCTTGCTGCCCATCCTCTTTTAAGGCCCAAACAAGCTTTGCTGTTTCGCGTGCCGCACCGGGTTCTCCTTGTGCCAAGGTGCCGGGAACTTGCCCCAACAGTTCTGGATTATCCTCATGGGTAATCCATGTTTTTTGCAACTTCACACCGATTTCAAGACGCCCAACCATCGAAACAGCATTCAGAACCGCTTGTGAGACCGGAAAGATATCCCCTGCGATATAGATTTTGCCTTCTGTTAAAGTAACGGTCTTTGCGTTTTTATTGACAAAGGCATCGGCTCGTTCAACACGGTCTCCCTCTTTGGCGACCAAGCGCCCCAAACGGTCATGGCGCCCCCTGATGATGGTTTGCATCTCATTGAGTTCACCACTTTGGATAAAGGGACGTTGCCC
It encodes:
- a CDS encoding Bgr_08870 family protein; amino-acid sequence: MTKTKKLAMELPKEGRFISSEFPILRENLTKLDQAIMEVEEKLDEKAPAKHTHSIGDVTNLEAALKSKMPANKTFSFADLGDIEGAKDAANNYVLYKASNNHFTFGSAVSLLGAHQHKIEDIVGLDRFRAKINEDLTSYGRLAQANEWQNYNKFTSKVTIAGDLELISNSSLNLMHNGEIVTSLSITGSKLKGPLKVDGAEVYSKDEAVIALQEIRDEITKLRKATSPLEVLVTESGPIPWPEGVSDNTDIEIWAWGGGGGGGYGNSSGGGGGGGSARVQIKGSQLKFSRSVQIGCGGKGGDASYGGGSGGGSTIIKDIIRAGGGGGGTGNLSSYGGSGGDGEINGNGRGGSGGGSYSTNTSVNGSSSTFGGGGGGCYAHYKVSGGTFNARYSTSIGHGGSSIYGGAGGGCGAQKSQGGYSGKGGNGGNSGGNKAGGGGGYFPGKSGDEGGNGGNGAVLLRFFI
- a CDS encoding DUF4815 domain-containing protein → MKHESGLPFAIDRSCGKDDQQSVVFYGQRPFIQSGELNEMQTIIRGRHDRLGRLVAKEGDRVERADAFVNKNAKTVTLTEGKIYIAGDIFPVSQAVLNAVSMVGRLEIGVKLQKTWITHEDNPELLGQVPGTLAQGEPGAARETAKLVWALKEDGQQGTFFPVYILQDGILIDQKSPSLLEPAMQAIATYDRAHGHYIVNGCRVTALGRKNGCQVFSIQEGEANINGFKRKRLAALRHEEREEFSTSVVPSETHIFAPQKGKTSFTFKSYYAPIADIHSLLLTKEKTVTVTRGAVVAGRDGVPDKSITSFLKVMQGNKEFKEGTDFKKTGDTIDWAPMGDEPRPGSSYTVTYRYRAQVTADKVTAQEITLSGGAQGGDIIVSYTYKLPRIDRIGLNTQGTVVYIKGISADHPMAPSVPEDVLSLATITNSWLDTPLVVNDGTRVAPYDEMWRYFQRVLSLDRLMQLERIKSNVDSKEPVAKKGMFADPFLDDTYRDEGFTQTGAVGNGILQLAIDPTFYTAPLRAPVTLDWTNEVIIAQELTTACEKINPYQNFAPLPGTVTLTPATDFWHEQRTDWLSSVTNQLFMGTHRGSSIRKQEAKDELINVAHEQIDFLRQITLGFKIEGFGKGEILDSLTFDGVNVLPKSRLVANGNGILEGSFKIPENIPAGTKNVVARGKGGTLATGLFTGQGVIDVKVMRHTTTVKIWTQVDPQAQVFTPEETRQITGLDFHLCKIGNPNHDLVIDLVTTENGYPTADIQAQSFYSMKGAKTGWAQARYDVPLLVPNDRLTAFVIKTDDSDHSLSLAKLGGFDEEQQRFVSSHPYVTGPRFSSVNAQTWSAHQDEALAFRVLAARYRQTTKTIDLGTFNLVNCSDLQIRSTVELPSSDCSVIFEIERNNGTIYQLLPFQLLSLTEYINEKVQLRAILKGTEKLSPILFAPVQLIAGKIHNTATYVTRAFAFGEKARLTSYIKTFLPGGSTFTLEMQRDDGAFTPLTLEETEQLSEPLWTERKFVSSNKTARQARLKLTLTGGPCARSMLRDFGAGIL